A segment of the Neochlamydia sp. S13 genome:
TATTTTTCCACAAGGAAGGAGTGCCATTATAAAGCTTTCTTTCTATTTTTCTTTGTTCATCATTTTTAACAAGATTAATACACGTAAACATCCTATTAAAATCTTTTTCCTCTCCTAGCTCATGCTCCCTAAACATACAACAAAAACCAAAGAAAGCCCCTTCTGTTATATAGGATGAAAACCAGCGCGATAATTCTAAGCGGGACACATTAGGATTTTCAAATGTTCCACAAGGAGTAGTGTAAATCTTTTCTGCGGGACGACGTGACATACCTTTCATCATCTCTATATCCCACCTAAGTAGAACGCTCTCTCCTAAGGGCATATCTTTATACATCTGCTTGAGTACCTTCTCTTGGTCTTCTATCTGCTTACTCTCTACCACCTGATCTTTATCGGTTAAAACTTTACCGAGGATTTTTATTTTAGCTACTTCTTCTTCTACCTCTGAGACTAATAAAGAATATTGTTTGCTTCTAGAAGGCTTGCTTAATTCTTTAGAGGCTTCGTAAATGTTAGCAATATTCTCGATAGATTGTCTAAGCAACCCCTGTAGTTCTTTTGGTTCTTTGCGATTGTATACATCTCTAGACTGGTTATCCTGAAGCTGCATTCGAGCATCCCCTAAAAGATCACCAAAAGGCGTATCCTTATTTTCAAACTCTTCTAAAGAAGCTTCTATGATACCTTGTTCGTGTAAATTTGTATTTGTTAATGTATATTGAGACGATTGGCATAATGAATTTTCTATATTGTGCATATAAAACATCTCCCTTTAATTAAAAAAGTGTACATGACGATTTAGAGGCTTGCAAAACAGTTGCAATGACGCTGAGAGCTAAAGGAGTAATTCGGTGTGCAACTACAGCAGCTGTACACGTATAGGCTATTCCTTGCCCATCTGCGAATAAGGGACCGAAACTGTGTTCTTCTGTTTCTAATGATTGATAAACAACTATGGTTTTACAGTTGACATACAAACTTTTAAGCTCTCGACTATTTTGGTTATCTTCTAAGTGCTCATCCGAGAGAATTTCTTCAATGGCGGTTTTTGCATAAGCTACATGTGCCTCATCTAAATTATATTTATTTTGAGCCATATTTAAAAATGTTAAGAAAAAGGCTTGAAATCCTTCACCTATTTTTGAAGCCGTTTGCCTTTTTAGAGTAATTTTTCTGGTTATTTCACAGTATTTATTAAGGGGCTTGCTTGTAGGATGTTCAGCTCCTTTTGCCCAATCATAGATGACTCTAGAAACTTTAATATCTGTTTTAGAAAAAGTCCCGTTCTTAGGTAAACGATTATATATATATTCTATAACTTCTGCGTCTTCGCTGTTCTTATCTCTAATAACACTTGAAGGTACTATCATGATTACTCCTGGTTAACTTAGGTTAAGATATAAAAATAAAATGTTAGTATTTTCTTTAAGTTCTCCTTGTGTTAAGCCCAATTTTAAAAAAACTTGCGCACTCTTCTAGGCGTGCATCAATAATCTTTTGGATCTTCTTGTCGCTCATCATATTTTGAGGCACAAAAGGAATATCTTCTGGCCAATGATTAGGAATCTCATGGGGGTGCTGAGCCTTCCATCGATACAATTCTGTACGTTCATAAAGTGTTTTTCCCAAGCCATGCAAGGCTCTAACAGGCCTTCGAATAGGTTTACCGGTGATAGCACATATGTATTGAGAGAAAATAGGGTCTTTATGAAAGGTACTGGGAATTTCTTCTAAATTATACCACTCAATCATGCGTAATAATAACTGCCTATACTTGGTATTTAAAATTTCAGCATTTTTATTCGCATCCTCTTCATATTTACCTTTTATTTCTACAACCACAGGCTCTTGATGGATGTGAGCTAAATATTTAAAGATAAGCTTTGTCGCCAAGAAGATTTTCTCTCTGTTAGTATAAACTCGATAGCTTGTAACTCCCATACTAAGACTAGTAGCGGCAAGGCTTCCACCTGTGTCCACCCAACTTAAAGCTTCTTTTGTTTGAGCGGATAAGGTCTCTAATTTAGAAATCTGATCGACAGTTTCGCTTACTTTAAAGATGGCTACTGCTAAAATATCTATCACAGCTATAGACAAACGCTCATTAGAACCTATTTTATGGCAAGTTATGCGTCCAACGTCTGCAAAATTAGAAGAAAGGGTTAAACCAATTTTAACCTCGTCTGCCGAAACTCCTATTTCCTTACAAAATTGATCCACTTTTTCAGGTGTGGCTAGGCGTGTGCCTTGAAAGCCGACTTCCAAGGCTCTAAAAAAAACAAAAAGAGCTTCGGCCGTTATAGATACTTTCTCCTCAGTATTTAAGCGATCTGGCTTGTGACATACACGTATAATTTCTGTGGCGGCGGGAATAATTTCTAATCCTTTTACCACTAGGCTTGCAATTTCTAGTGCGCTCATCGATTATCCTCACTTTTTAAACTTGTTGCTAATGTGCTAAGCTTTCGTTAATTTTTTCTCTTAAAAAATCTTTAACAGCATTTTCAAAAAATTCTAATCTTGCATCAATAAGCTCTTGCAAATCAAAGCGAGGAAATAATTGTTCTAGCGTTAAGGGACGTCTGGTCATAGGAGAAGTTTGATTGCTAGCCAGCCATAAAGCAATAGCATCTCTTTCATAGAATATGGGCTCTTCGCCTTGAGCGGTGGGATCTTGTACAATATTGCGTATAGGAGATAGGGTCAAAGGACAGCTATATTTACTTAAAGTAGGATCTTGGTGAAATTCAACCGGGATTAATGATAATTTTTTAAAGTTAAAGAGGTTATCTGCATCTACGATGTTTTCAGGCAATTGAGCGGCATCATTTCCTGGCAATTGATTTATATACTGAATTACCTGTTGTCCTCCCTGACCTCCCCAGGTAGCTGCCTGCCTTAAAGCCTCTTCCAAAAATTTTTGTATGATCAGATAGTAGCTGGCTTCTATGCTATATACGCTTGCTTCTGCGACATTAAAGCCAGCGCTAATTTTTTCAAATAATTGAATATTTCTTTCGCATTCTTGGCGATCAATCTTTTTATATCCGATAAGGTTAGGATGCTCAGCACTATCATATTCCCAGTGGGGACGCATGGCTTCAGAAGTTTTAGCCAATTTTTCTAAATAGATTTTTTCATTATAGATACTCAATTCGCAAATATTTCTTAATATCCCTGTACAAGGATTAATGGCTCCTCTTGTAACCAAGCGGATGATTGCTGATACTGTATATTCCTCCTCTTTTAAATCTTTTATATGTTTTGAAAACTGGATAGGCGCATCCACCATGCGAGCACCGAGTTCAATTCCTTTGATAGTTTTTAACGTATGATTAGAAAGGCCTTTTTTTTCACCCACTAAAGAAAATATATTAAGTACTAATACAGCTGTTCGAGAGACTATCGCCGCGGTTTTAAGTTTGGAGATATTTTCATCGGTAATCATTTGTGCAATATCTAGGCTAATATCAATGGTAGTAAAGATAGGTCTCATGATAGCGCACGTTTGGTTAATCGCTTGTTGAATAGAACTCATATTCCCTCCTTTCATTTTTCATAAAAAATTATAAAGAATATCAACTTTTATAAATTAATTCTCTCCCCTGTAAAATCTCCTTTTAATTTCTCCTTTAAGGAATAAACCGAAAATCTTAATTTGTAAACAACAATATCAATTCTCGCCTTATTAATACGCTATTTTTTCTCTTTCTATGTAACTCCCTTATTATAGCATGGGGGAATAAAGCATAATAATCTATAATAATTAGTTGGCAGATGGAGAACTTAAAAAACTCATGTATCTCTGTACAGGACAAAAAATAATTTTTTCATAAAAAAACCCTCTTAGGTATACTTGAGGATAACAAGGGGTCAAAAAGCTTTAGCAACCAAAGAAAAAGGTTAAAACACCTAGGTGTTCCCAATAAGATTTTCCTTATTTTATCCAACCCATAGCGAAACAAACTTTTAGCTTTTCTACCATGCTTCTTAATGCTAATAGGGACTACATTTGCAGCTATATTACCTAGTTTATACGCCCAACAAAAAGCAATACTTAAGGCAAAGATAAGTTTCTCAATTCTGTCAGTATATGTTAAATGCGTATCTTCCAAGCAAAAGCCTCGCGTTTTTAGACAAGCAAATAAGGTCTCTATTTCCCATCTAGTTTTGTAGATGCTTATAGCTTTTTTTGGATTTTTATTAGTGACCACGAGTAAAAGCTCATCTTTTAGACGGCTTGCAGCTACATAAAAGGAATGGCCGAGCATCTGTAAAGGTTGAGCTAACACTTTTTTTTTACCCTCTTTTAGATGACGAAATACGTCTCTAAGAGAAACTGCATAGCCATTTCTTGCTCCTTCCACTAGAGTGTCTTCCCTAATACGCATATAAAAAGGAATCTCACTTTTTATCAGATAATCAAACCATTGACTCCCTATAAATTCTCTGTCTCCAATAAGACCTGCAATTTTTGATGGGCCTAATTGCCTAATAACTTTTTCTAAAACTTCTATGCGTTCATTAGTAGAGGAATTACCAGCTTTATTCATCACAAACCAGGCCAACGGAATAGCTGTTCCTTCATAGGCCATCGCTAAGGTTAAAATATTAATGTTTTTGCTACCTACCTGCCAATTTGTTCTATCTATAATCAGCCATACTTTCCTTTTAATAGGAAATATTTGTAAAATGATTTTAAAAGCATCCAACATGTCAAATTTTAGTTCTCGGAAAAAGCGCTGTAGCCTTTTATAGTGGGAGTCTAGTTTTGCTTTTCCTTGAAAAGCTGTGGCTAGTTGAGTAAGATTAACGCTTCTAACCCTAAAAAGAGCTAGAACAATTTGGCAAAAGCATGTAAGTCTTGCTCGGTTCCAATCTAAAGTTTGACTTAAAACTTCTCTTAGCTCGTCTATTTCTTTCATCTGTTTTCTCCTCGTAAAAGATAACAGTATAAATTTTTAGACGGGCTTTTTCAATTTTTGTCCTGTACAGAGCTCATGTATTTAAAGAAGTTAGTTTAAGACAAAAATGCAATGAGCAGAAGTGAGGCTATAGAGAGCTTTTAGTCATGAAATCCGGCCTTTTTTGAGTAAAGGGAGACCAGATGGTGGGAGATTATCCCGAAAAGCATTAACTAGAAGAAGTAAAAAATCTCTCCCCACCCATTAGCCGTGTCATCTAACTACCATGTGAGCTTAGGCTGAGATCAAAGCCCGATCAGCCAATTCCTTGTAGAGATTAAGCCAAAAGATGGGCAGAGTCTATCGACAGGAAAAGAGACAAAAGGTGAAGGCTACTATAGTTATGATCGTCTAAAAATCAATTTAGATAACCATGAAGAAAGGATGCGCTGACTTTTATTAAGGCATAACCTGAAAGATACTCACAAGGCAACTTATTATATAGCTTTTAATCCCATAATGTTGCTTTGCAAGACCTAATTAAAGCTGCATGTAATCGGTTAGACAACTAAGGAAGGCTTTAAAGCTTATAAAGAAAAAATTAGGCTGGACCCTTATAAGGTAATTTAGCTTATAGGCTAGTACCACAAACGCCTCTTTAGAATAAAAGCAGCTTTTTAAAGATTTGTTACATTCTAAAAAAATAAAGCATGTGAGCCTTCATAGAAGCCTTAAGTCTATGCTTATAGATACTTAATAAAAAAATTGCCCGCCAGCAACAGGCATTTTTTTAAGAACTATGAAAACTTTTACCAATGAAAAAAGCCGCCAAAAATACGACTTAGATCATTAATGGTCAAATATAGAAACATGCCGATTAGGAGTATAGCAAAAGGTAAAACTAATTTTTCTAACATCTTAGAGCTAATTTTTCTCCCTGTAAGCATTTCCATAAAGGACATTACGATTGTTCCTCCATCTAAGACAGGAACGGGTAAGAGATTTAAGATTCCTAGATTAAGACTAATCGCTCCTATCCAAAATAAAGCGTCTTGCATGCTAATCATCCAGCTATCATGCACCACTTGCACAATACCAATCGGGCCACTCATCCACTTAGGATTAAGCGCTCCGGTAAATAAAGCTTTTAGAGTACGCCAAATCTCATCGAAAACGCTCATAAACATTTGAGTGGGGGCAGGATTATAATTAACTTTGGCATCTTGAGCGGCAGGAAGCCCAAGCATCAATTCTTTTTCTTTAACGGTAAAATGTTGCATAGCACGTGCCCTTAGCTCAGGATCTTCAACAGCTTCTATTTGCTTTTTTTCCTGAAGGGTTTCTGCTGCTAGCCATGCCTGTTTTTCAGGTGATAAGAAAATTTGACTACGAGTTTTAGGTTCGAGAGGATTTAAAAGAACAAATTCACCGACTTGCTGCAAGGGATTTAAAGCAGCTATCCCATCAATAATCTTTTGTAAATCCTGCCAATGCAGCTTTTGATCAAAAGCCTTATCGGCCTCTTGCCAAGAAAGAGGAGTAGGAACTTTAAGCTCTCTTTGCACGATAAGTGTTACTCTTTTTGATTGCAATTGTTTCAATAATTCAGCAGAACTCTTAATAGGAGTATTATGAATAGCAAGAATTTTATCGCCAGGCTGTAAAGCGGCTTCAAGGGATGAAAAAGGAACGGGAGGGAATGCTTCCTCTTCTTTTTCCTTATCAATAAATTTAAGAGAATTTTCTACTACAGCTTGATTAGTTAAATTGTAAGGCAGGACGTAAAGATCTTGTAATTTTAGGTGGTTTAACTCCACCGCATACTGCCAATCGGTTAACTCATCTTTTATATGGGTATCAAACCGCAACTCTTGCACGGGAACGCGGGGCGCTCTAGCTAATAAGCGCTTATCCCCTCTTTGCACAACTAGTAAGACCCGATCATCATTCAGCATGCTACTAAGCTGCATGGAGGAAAAGATCAATTCTCCATCTGCCCACACAATACGATCGCCATATTGAATTCCGCTTCCTTGCAAAGGCGAACCATCAGGTAAAGGATTTTCAGCTCCATTAGGTAGCCTATCGTAAAGGATATAATTGGCGGGTTGTAGAATGCCAGTAGTCAAAATTCCTTTTTCCATAGCCGCAGGATGAGGATAAGTTTTTACAGTAAACTCAAAAGGAGTTTTCACACCTGCGTCGTATGCCACCTTTTTTCCTTGTACCTGGATGGTATGAGCACCCATCATAGCCGCATACAAATGATCTTTAGAGCTTTGAA
Coding sequences within it:
- a CDS encoding site-2 protease family protein; this encodes MIFSFLYIILAVLALSFLIFIHELGHYYMARRVGMRVEIFAIGFGKPIFSWIRDGVKWQIGWILFGGYVKIAGQDLGKDQSSYEAPDSFFSKRPIERIKVAFMGPFVNLLFAFLVFCLLWVSGGRYKNFSEYTSKIGWIDPKSELYKHNVRPGDELSSYDNKQFQSSKDHLYAAMMGAHTIQVQGKKVAYDAGVKTPFEFTVKTYPHPAAMEKGILTTGILQPANYILYDRLPNGAENPLPDGSPLQGSGIQYGDRIVWADGELIFSSMQLSSMLNDDRVLLVVQRGDKRLLARAPRVPVQELRFDTHIKDELTDWQYAVELNHLKLQDLYVLPYNLTNQAVVENSLKFIDKEKEEEAFPPVPFSSLEAALQPGDKILAIHNTPIKSSAELLKQLQSKRVTLIVQRELKVPTPLSWQEADKAFDQKLHWQDLQKIIDGIAALNPLQQVGEFVLLNPLEPKTRSQIFLSPEKQAWLAAETLQEKKQIEAVEDPELRARAMQHFTVKEKELMLGLPAAQDAKVNYNPAPTQMFMSVFDEIWRTLKALFTGALNPKWMSGPIGIVQVVHDSWMISMQDALFWIGAISLNLGILNLLPVPVLDGGTIVMSFMEMLTGRKISSKMLEKLVLPFAILLIGMFLYLTINDLSRIFGGFFHW
- a CDS encoding IS4 family transposase, whose product is MKEIDELREVLSQTLDWNRARLTCFCQIVLALFRVRSVNLTQLATAFQGKAKLDSHYKRLQRFFRELKFDMLDAFKIILQIFPIKRKVWLIIDRTNWQVGSKNINILTLAMAYEGTAIPLAWFVMNKAGNSSTNERIEVLEKVIRQLGPSKIAGLIGDREFIGSQWFDYLIKSEIPFYMRIREDTLVEGARNGYAVSLRDVFRHLKEGKKKVLAQPLQMLGHSFYVAASRLKDELLLVVTNKNPKKAISIYKTRWEIETLFACLKTRGFCLEDTHLTYTDRIEKLIFALSIAFCWAYKLGNIAANVVPISIKKHGRKAKSLFRYGLDKIRKILLGTPRCFNLFLWLLKLFDPLLSSSIPKRVFL
- a CDS encoding U-box domain-containing protein, encoding MSSIQQAINQTCAIMRPIFTTIDISLDIAQMITDENISKLKTAAIVSRTAVLVLNIFSLVGEKKGLSNHTLKTIKGIELGARMVDAPIQFSKHIKDLKEEEYTVSAIIRLVTRGAINPCTGILRNICELSIYNEKIYLEKLAKTSEAMRPHWEYDSAEHPNLIGYKKIDRQECERNIQLFEKISAGFNVAEASVYSIEASYYLIIQKFLEEALRQAATWGGQGGQQVIQYINQLPGNDAAQLPENIVDADNLFNFKKLSLIPVEFHQDPTLSKYSCPLTLSPIRNIVQDPTAQGEEPIFYERDAIALWLASNQTSPMTRRPLTLEQLFPRFDLQELIDARLEFFENAVKDFLREKINESLAH